One Qipengyuania gaetbuli genomic region harbors:
- a CDS encoding TIGR01244 family sulfur transferase — protein MQANKLTDRLSVRGQITAEDVQAAKDAGFTTIVCNRPDGESPDQPSAEAIAAATSAAGLAFHNNPVTPDTLTPEKVRLQGDILRSAEGKVLAYCGSGRRSTILWMLANPDGLTPDERIDIAAQAGYDLASMRPNL, from the coding sequence ATGCAAGCCAATAAGCTCACCGATCGCCTGAGCGTTCGCGGCCAGATTACGGCCGAGGACGTGCAGGCCGCCAAGGACGCCGGTTTCACGACTATTGTCTGCAACCGTCCCGACGGCGAGAGCCCTGACCAGCCTTCCGCCGAAGCAATCGCTGCGGCGACGAGTGCGGCTGGCCTGGCCTTCCACAACAACCCTGTGACCCCGGACACGCTGACGCCCGAAAAAGTCCGTTTGCAGGGCGACATCTTGCGGTCTGCCGAGGGCAAGGTGCTGGCCTATTGCGGGAGCGGCAGGCGCTCCACCATCCTCTGGATGCTGGCAAATCCGGACGGGCTGACGCCGGACGAGCGGATCGATATCGCGGCGCAGGCCGGATACGACCTTGCCTCGATGCGTCCGAACCTCTGA
- a CDS encoding DUF6691 family protein has translation MIRTHLPPLVSGTLFGAGLALGGMTDPARIRGFLDIFGAWDPTLAFVMGGAVLVMAIAWRFVPRMAHPLFAPKFSLPDRTDLTPQLVGGATLFGVGWGLAGLCPGPGFAVLAIAPLEALVFCASLLAGMLMHRVFFDQKAKAPAHASQ, from the coding sequence ATGATCCGCACGCATCTACCTCCCCTGGTTTCCGGTACCCTGTTCGGCGCGGGCCTCGCGCTGGGCGGGATGACCGACCCTGCGCGCATCCGCGGGTTCCTCGACATCTTCGGTGCGTGGGACCCGACGCTGGCCTTCGTCATGGGCGGCGCAGTGCTGGTCATGGCGATCGCATGGCGTTTCGTTCCCCGGATGGCCCATCCGCTGTTCGCGCCCAAGTTCTCGCTGCCCGACAGGACCGACCTGACCCCGCAGCTAGTGGGCGGCGCGACTCTTTTCGGTGTGGGCTGGGGCCTTGCCGGCCTGTGCCCGGGACCGGGCTTTGCAGTCCTTGCCATCGCACCGCTCGAGGCATTGGTGTTCTGTGCAAGCCTGCTGGCCGGAATGCTGATGCATCGCGTGTTCTTCGACCAGAAAGCAAAGGCACCTGCCCATGCAAGCCAATAA
- a CDS encoding YeeE/YedE family protein gives MILPGFPEAAPLAGLAGGLLIGLAAALMLLGAGRVTGVSGIVGRAFGINDSGMSWSSAWTFVIGLPLGAFLVATLKGGFEPDFVPLPLLAVAGVLVGFGARLGSGCTSGHGVCGVSRLSQRSLVATATFMIAGIATVAVMGAQ, from the coding sequence ATGATCCTCCCCGGCTTCCCTGAAGCAGCCCCGCTCGCCGGCCTGGCGGGCGGCCTGCTCATCGGCCTCGCTGCAGCGCTGATGCTGCTCGGCGCGGGCCGTGTCACCGGCGTGTCCGGCATTGTCGGGCGAGCCTTCGGCATCAACGACAGCGGCATGTCCTGGTCGAGCGCCTGGACCTTCGTCATCGGCCTGCCGCTCGGCGCGTTCCTGGTGGCAACGCTGAAGGGCGGGTTCGAGCCCGATTTCGTGCCCCTGCCGCTGCTCGCTGTTGCAGGTGTGCTAGTCGGTTTCGGCGCGCGGCTCGGCAGTGGTTGCACCAGCGGCCACGGTGTTTGCGGTGTCAGCCGCCTGTCGCAGCGTTCGCTTGTGGCGACGGCGACCTTCATGATCGCGGGTATCGCGACCGTGGCCGTAATGGGAGCTCAGTGA